A single Methanolobus sp. ZRKC5 DNA region contains:
- a CDS encoding aspartate ammonia-lyase: protein MVRLEKDTLGEVEVPDNVYYGPQTARAMDNFKVSGESLPIEFIKAQAAIKIASAKANMKSGKLDSFIGNAIVEAAYDIRNGMMADQFVIDAFQSGAGTSQNMNANEVIANRALEILGHEKGRYDIIHPNDHVNMSQSSNDTTHTAIHISAVEILTTNLLPVIDELLRTLQEKSAEFMPVVKSGRTHLQDAVPITLGQEFSGYSRMIELDRKRLLESMEELLELNMGGTAIGTGLNAPSGFSDISIREMKDITGIDFRIADNSFEATQGAGAILACSAALRGLAVSLTKISNDLRLLSSGPRAGLGELNLPAVQPGSSIMPSKVNPVMAEMLNMASFQVIGNDTAIMMAAQAGQLELNVFTPLLAHNLLMSIKLLTGAIDSFNRKCLKGLSANIERCAELAGSSLALATSLAPIIGYDKAAEVAYRAHRENRSIKEVVTEMELLTDKESEDLLDPVKLTGLTDDRS from the coding sequence GTGGTTCGGTTGGAAAAAGATACTTTAGGAGAAGTAGAAGTACCGGATAATGTGTACTATGGTCCGCAGACAGCAAGGGCTATGGATAATTTTAAGGTAAGTGGTGAGAGCTTGCCCATTGAGTTCATAAAAGCCCAGGCAGCTATAAAAATAGCATCCGCAAAGGCAAATATGAAAAGCGGAAAACTTGACTCTTTTATAGGTAACGCAATCGTTGAAGCTGCATATGATATACGAAATGGAATGATGGCAGACCAGTTTGTCATAGATGCTTTCCAGTCTGGTGCAGGTACTTCGCAGAATATGAATGCAAATGAGGTAATTGCCAATCGTGCACTTGAGATATTGGGACATGAAAAAGGAAGATACGACATAATTCATCCAAATGACCATGTTAATATGTCCCAGTCCTCAAATGATACCACTCATACAGCTATCCATATTTCAGCAGTTGAAATTCTGACAACAAATCTTCTTCCGGTTATTGATGAACTGCTAAGGACTCTTCAAGAAAAATCGGCTGAGTTTATGCCAGTGGTCAAATCAGGACGAACACATCTTCAGGATGCGGTTCCTATCACATTGGGTCAGGAATTCAGTGGATACTCAAGGATGATAGAACTCGACAGGAAAAGGTTACTGGAATCTATGGAGGAATTGCTGGAACTAAACATGGGTGGAACTGCTATAGGGACCGGACTAAATGCTCCTTCTGGATTTTCAGATATTTCGATACGGGAAATGAAGGACATAACAGGAATTGATTTCAGGATTGCTGACAATTCCTTTGAAGCTACCCAGGGTGCCGGTGCTATCCTTGCCTGCTCTGCTGCACTTAGGGGGCTTGCAGTAAGTCTTACTAAAATATCAAACGACTTGCGCTTGCTTTCCAGTGGTCCCAGGGCTGGGCTGGGTGAATTAAACCTTCCTGCAGTGCAGCCCGGCTCATCGATAATGCCATCTAAGGTAAATCCGGTAATGGCAGAAATGCTTAATATGGCAAGTTTCCAGGTGATTGGAAACGATACTGCTATTATGATGGCTGCACAGGCAGGTCAGCTTGAACTTAATGTATTTACACCACTACTTGCTCACAATCTCCTCATGTCGATAAAATTACTGACAGGTGCGATTGATTCATTCAACAGAAAATGCCTGAAAGGCTTGAGTGCTAATATTGAAAGGTGTGCGGAACTTGCAGGTTCCAGCCTTGCACTGGCGACATCCCTTGCTCCTATAATTGGTTATGATAAGGCCGCTGAGGTAGCTTACAGAGCACACCGGGAAAACCGGTCAATAAAGGAAGTGGTCACTGAAATGGAACTGCTTACGGACAAAGAAAGTGAGGACTTGCTGGATCCAGTGAAACTAACGGGGCTGACAGATGATAGATCATGA
- a CDS encoding succinate dehydrogenase/fumarate reductase iron-sulfur subunit, which yields MVKLVIKRQDKSTIWYDTFDVEEKPGMTVLEALFQIQEKQDGSLCFRYSCRGAVCGSCAMLINRKPGLACRTQLYDAKTEVVQGSEKNQIILKHSSRDDDKNEILVEPLPNLEVIRDLIVDMDHFYRLVDSIKPWINTPENAGKENIIYPAVQMQIEKYTNCILCATCHGACPVAARDEKYLGPAALAKAWRFYLDPRSNKEDVDRLLGMTDSKEGVWGCDVVYNCVAVCPKKVTPTPAILELREKME from the coding sequence ATGGTGAAACTGGTAATCAAAAGGCAGGATAAGAGCACCATATGGTATGATACTTTTGATGTTGAGGAAAAACCCGGGATGACAGTGTTGGAAGCATTGTTCCAGATTCAGGAGAAACAGGACGGGAGTCTTTGCTTCCGTTATTCATGCAGGGGGGCGGTATGTGGTAGTTGTGCCATGCTAATTAATAGAAAACCAGGGCTTGCGTGCAGGACGCAGTTGTATGATGCTAAAACTGAAGTTGTTCAGGGGTCTGAAAAGAACCAGATAATTCTAAAACACAGCAGTAGAGATGATGATAAGAACGAAATTCTTGTTGAACCACTTCCGAATTTAGAAGTCATCAGAGATCTCATAGTAGATATGGATCACTTTTACAGGCTGGTCGATTCTATTAAACCATGGATCAATACACCTGAGAATGCAGGTAAAGAGAACATCATATATCCTGCTGTGCAAATGCAGATCGAGAAGTATACCAACTGTATACTTTGTGCTACTTGTCATGGTGCCTGCCCTGTTGCAGCAAGGGATGAGAAATATCTTGGACCTGCTGCGCTGGCAAAAGCATGGCGTTTTTATCTGGACCCACGCAGCAACAAAGAAGATGTAGACCGGCTTCTTGGCATGACAGATTCTAAAGAAGGTGTTTGGGGATGTGATGTTGTTTATAATTGCGTGGCTGTTTGTCCGAAGAAGGTTACTCCGACGCCTGCTATACTTGAGTTGAGGGAAAAGATGGAGTAG
- a CDS encoding FAD-dependent oxidoreductase, producing MIDHDIIVIGGGLAGLRAAIEAHQLGADVAIISKVHPIRSHSGAAQGGINASLGTDDRWESHAFDTVKGSDYLADQDTVEVLCKEAPERVIEMENWGCNFSRQDSGRIAQRPFGGAGFPRTCYAGDRTGHNLLHTLYEQVLRSNIKIYSEWIVTKLIVDEGRCAGFVALNMADSKIETFRAKATILATGGYGRIYQRSTNAIINRGFGISLAYDAGVPLQDMEFVQFHPTTLWGNNILITEGARGEGGYLFNKDHERFMSRYAEGAMELAPRDIVARSIQKEIDEGRGFPDGYVHLDLTHLGKDLINERLPGIRQISIDFAGIDPVKEPIPVQPGQHYSMGGVSSNKDGRTPMQGLYAVGECACISVHGANRLGGNSLLDTVVFGRRAGIDATDYAKSVPVSNEDKLVEAFQQEEERIQEMFGTDGENFASIRDELQQIMQENVGIFRSRKGLKDALNEIRKLKKRATKLKVKSKVTVFNFELMNAIELKGMLELGHVITLGALEREESRGAHYRMDHLERDDEYWLRHTLAYKDGEPRLEYKEVNIGNFTPQKREY from the coding sequence ATGATAGATCATGATATAATAGTAATTGGAGGAGGACTTGCAGGACTTCGGGCAGCGATCGAGGCTCATCAGCTGGGAGCAGATGTTGCTATAATCTCAAAAGTGCATCCCATTCGCAGTCACTCCGGCGCTGCACAGGGTGGTATCAATGCATCACTCGGAACTGATGATCGTTGGGAGTCACATGCTTTTGACACTGTGAAGGGTAGTGATTATCTTGCAGATCAGGACACAGTTGAAGTGCTTTGTAAGGAAGCACCTGAAAGAGTTATTGAAATGGAAAATTGGGGGTGCAATTTCTCACGACAGGATAGTGGCAGGATAGCTCAGCGTCCTTTTGGAGGCGCAGGATTCCCAAGGACATGCTATGCGGGTGACAGAACCGGGCATAATTTGTTGCACACATTATATGAGCAGGTTCTCAGAAGTAATATTAAAATATACAGCGAATGGATCGTGACAAAGCTCATTGTTGATGAAGGCAGATGTGCCGGCTTTGTTGCATTGAACATGGCAGATTCAAAGATCGAAACTTTCCGGGCAAAAGCTACTATTCTTGCCACTGGCGGATACGGAAGGATATACCAGCGGTCTACCAATGCCATAATTAACAGGGGATTTGGCATAAGCCTGGCTTACGATGCCGGAGTTCCGTTACAAGATATGGAATTTGTGCAGTTCCATCCAACTACTCTATGGGGAAATAATATACTGATAACAGAGGGTGCACGTGGGGAAGGTGGCTACCTTTTCAATAAAGACCACGAGCGTTTCATGAGCAGGTATGCGGAAGGAGCAATGGAGCTTGCACCAAGGGATATAGTTGCCAGGTCCATACAGAAAGAGATAGATGAAGGAAGAGGATTTCCTGATGGATATGTGCATCTTGACCTGACGCACCTTGGAAAAGATCTTATAAATGAAAGACTTCCGGGTATAAGGCAAATATCAATTGATTTTGCAGGTATCGATCCCGTGAAAGAGCCCATACCTGTGCAGCCTGGACAACATTATTCTATGGGTGGTGTGAGTTCGAACAAGGATGGAAGAACGCCAATGCAGGGTCTTTATGCTGTTGGTGAATGTGCCTGTATCAGTGTTCATGGCGCCAACAGGCTTGGGGGAAATTCACTTCTGGACACTGTTGTTTTTGGGAGGAGGGCAGGAATTGATGCAACAGATTATGCAAAATCTGTTCCAGTATCTAATGAAGATAAACTGGTTGAAGCTTTCCAGCAGGAGGAAGAAAGGATTCAGGAGATGTTTGGAACAGATGGGGAAAACTTTGCTTCTATAAGGGATGAGCTACAGCAGATCATGCAGGAAAATGTTGGCATATTCAGGAGTCGGAAGGGTCTGAAAGATGCCCTGAATGAAATCAGAAAACTCAAAAAAAGGGCAACAAAACTGAAAGTTAAAAGCAAAGTCACAGTCTTTAATTTCGAACTGATGAATGCCATCGAATTAAAAGGCATGCTTGAACTGGGTCATGTCATAACTCTCGGTGCACTTGAAAGGGAAGAAAGCCGGGGGGCACATTACCGTATGGATCATCTTGAAAGGGATGATGAGTATTGGCTGAGACATACTCTTGCTTACAAAGACGGGGAACCACGTCTTGAATACAAAGAAGTGAACATTGGTAACTTCACTCCGCAAAAGAGGGAATATTAA